In Melopsittacus undulatus isolate bMelUnd1 chromosome 6, bMelUnd1.mat.Z, whole genome shotgun sequence, the following proteins share a genomic window:
- the IGSF10 gene encoding immunoglobulin superfamily member 10, whose amino-acid sequence MKAPRGGRCWWLGTLFAACLAALPSSTACPRLCACYVPTEVHCTFRYFTAVPPHIPPNVERINLGYNSLLRLTETDFSGLEKLELLMLHSNEINTIPDKVFNDLYSLQVLKMSYNKVRVLQQDVFRGLKSLVRLHMDHNKIEFVNPYVFYGLTSLRLVHLEGNLLKQLHPDTFVTLRYSQIFKISFMKHIYLSDNTLTSLPQEMFSYMSELESVYLHGNPWSCDCSLQWFAEWAKVRPDVVKCKKDRSSSAQQCPVCASPKNHEGKSLVDVPSASLTCTKPAIHDSLKFKNLTVPDDGDFNSVSPKEFIAPIGSMVLNMTDQAGSRGNLVCNIQKPKEMSPISFDKDGNSTVLKTAFSAFLVCGIDYEHIQQLWSILALYSNSPLKLERSTLATNMPFISYKYKQVYSEKDELFTNIETELRAEPPWLMQSKVSLQLDRTATTLNTLHIQYFTDIQIILPSADRRGVRNNWAIISRDNKTQTEHTVLVGGMVELECQAMGEPAPAVEWILADGSKVRAPYISEDGRIIVVKTGTLTLWTADTFDTGLYHCIGTNYNDADTLTFRITVVDPYVEHSNVNGAQLSTFVGSTLYLPCTSTAVPDASISWVLPEHVILHHSVRNKHIFDNGTLKIQEVTEQDSGYFQCVAANQYGVDLLVFQVLVRKDEAALKKKQIVVGEREEGDGSGNAMLASATAQKHPLVTLTPLTANQESAASAFRNRIAQTAHKRNGYGNMTFRHYRDKISRRLRGHRRQFVSSARRVDPQLWAAFLEKTKRNSTLMENRGEVATNPPVEVRTFSELPGIEEETSGDLVSLEEEFMIPVTETVPVSALGRATENIVTAGPEMPMSNTPATKTSLLVSEAAPLPYPFSQSLSSDNRRPQTYLNSTVTNSWERSGLSLISASGVNQSTHQQIQIIQNITTHTTQAPHQYGRRRKISGRRRIIRPGRIPSMKEHRYDLGRLGSVRGSTAVAADVQLNMKYMSNLPTLNNLSSSINPFNPEAPLSSLSITNMPLEHPAGTQQNTVFLRKEENEASERDKDTTVMTFIMKVTPDTPEWKLQSSAPFQTGTDTVQPFTMRLPTTATHTANFATDITYTVSTKVSSTLESVSPSIKPRTSPENSQRGKITWGLLFGNGAQKEVLKKRLKQQMGKFPSTEVSTMHPKTTTSLSTFKMSHLHFMPISTGRNHSNGFLSLNKPIHYGNAKSEHLPTAKLHSSSNPATNATKEMDATHFQTVQPIVAPQTDTKITKSKTYRMGKKRGQRRKRPLTTSTSQSMTAGHSTAVILPMNTAMRVMTTVKSLTMPTSLMPEEPLSESVSAVSMAEVPLWILSTPDAPQLIPAAAMPTLATPVTWRNSQSVMLPQSPMTPVQTTPQLSKPFSTSSTQPATAWVAAGSEPAQQIEAITTAGKQSWPKPEKSVTQDNHIVQPTFTARSVSSAPAASTDITPASTQHPTPLPVLTAAVPPAHHERTNSPPGGAIKFWQKPSAKVTERVSTLAINTLTMLKSSQMATPDVPLWGSDKDSSVKGWSEKRQDQETTTPIPIALDSLHRNHLAKPRIIGGKLAAFTVLANSDAFIPCEAIGKPHPTIQWTKISTGTDAPESQGHSRWIVFANGTLSITRVGLEDRGQYLCTAANPHGVAQLLVTLSVVAYPPRITSSRWQLLTAHSGKSVAVKCKAEGRPPPTVSWVLANKTHISDSLAGNSKVHMETDGTLIIKEVTVYDRGLYTCMAKNPAGTDKLIVKLQVIAAPPAILEEKRERVEVMMGENLKLPCTVEGNPQPTVHWVLSDGMVVKPLQLVNAKLFLFSNGTLHLSSITSSDSGNYECIATSSTGSERRVVSLVVQHRDTLPKIATASEEMTRLNFGDKLLLNCTATGEPKPRIIWRLPSKAVVDQWHRMGSRIHVHPNGSLVIEAVTEKDAGDYLCVARNKIGDDLILIKVSITMKPAKIDQKQYFKNLVPYGKDFRVDCKASGSPTPEISWSLPDGTVINNAMLADDSGRRSRRYVLFDNGTLYLNKVGVTEGGDYTCYAQNTLGRDEMKIHIAVIMAAPQIKHSHKTYCKVKAGDMALLDCEAVGEPKPKIFWLLPSSDMISSSTDRHFLHANGSLSVSQVKLLDAGEYMCVARNPGGDDTKLYKLDVVAKPPVINGLYANKTIMKVTAVRHSKKQIDCRAEGTPPPQIMWIMPDNIFLTAPYYGSRIVVHKNGTLEIRNIRPSDTADFICVARNDGGESMLVVQLEVLEMLRRPIFKNPFNEKIIAKPGKATTLNCSVDGNPPPDISWMLPNGTWFSSGIKTSQFLTGSNGTLTVYSPDGDKAGKYRCAARNKVGYIEKLIILEVGQKPSILTHPTRPVTGISGESLSLHCLSDGNPKPATAWTLPGGHVLDRPQINRKYILLENGTLVIREATIHDRGNYVCKAYNNAGDSSVTVSVIIVAYPPRIMNRPPQTIHTIPGAAVQLHCAALGIPKPEITWELPDHSVVTTGHQGQASENRVLRPPGTLLIQSPQPSDSGTYKCTAKNHLGSDFTVTYVHIL is encoded by the exons ATGAAGGCGCCAAGAGGAGGCAGGTGCTGGTGGCTGGGGACCCTCTTCGCCGCCTGCCTGGCTGCCCTTCCCAGCAGTACCGCCTGTCCCAGGCTCTGCGCCTGCTATGTCCCCACTGAGGTGCACTGCACGTTCCGGTACTTCACTGCTGTCCCACCGCACATCCCTCCAAATGTGGAGCGCATCAATCTGGG ATACAACAGCTTGCTTAGACttacagaaacagatttttctggCCTAGAGAAACTGGAGTTACTGATGCTGCACAGCAATGAGATAAACACAATCCCTGATAAGGTGTTCAATGATTTATATTCATTACAG GTCTTAAAAATGAGTTACAACAAGGTCAGAGTTCTTCAGCAGGATGTTTTTCGTGGTCTGAAGAGCTTGGTACGACTGCATATGGATCACAATAAAATTGAGTTTGTAAATCCCTATGTTTTCTATGGACTCACATCACTGAGGCTGGTCCACTTGGAAGGAAATCTACTTAAGCAGCTTCATCCAGATACTTTTGTCACCTTGCGCTATagccaaatatttaaaatatcctTCATGAAGCACATATATTTGTCAGACAACACGCTGACTTCACTGCCACAAGAAATGTTTTCCTACATGTCTGAGCTAGAGAGTGTTTACCTTCATGGAAACCCATGGTCCTGTGATTGCAGCCTCCAATGGTTTGCAGAATGGGCAAAAGTGAGACCAG atgTTGTAAAGTGCAAGAAAGACAGAAGTTCCAGTGCTCAGCAATGCCCAGTTTGTGCTAGTCCCAAAAATCATGAAGGGAAAAGCTTAGTGGATGTTCCTTCTGCATCTTTAACCTGCACTAAGCCAGCCATACATGACTCCCTGAAATTTAAAAACCTCACAGTACCAGATGATGGGGATTTCAATTCTGTATCTCCTAAGGAATTCATTGCTCCTATAGGATCCATGGTTTTGAACATGACTGACCAAGCAGGAAGCAGAGGTAACTTGGTTTGCAACATCCAAAAACCTAAAGAAATGTCTCCCATCTCATTTGACAAAGATGGCAACAGTACAGTGCTCAAAACAGCATTCTCAGCATTTCTGGTATGTGGCATTGATTATGAGCATATTCAGCAGCTGTGGAGCATACTGGCACTGTACAGTAATTCTCCcttaaaactggaaaggagTACCCTAGCAACTAATATGCCTTTTATTAGCTACAAATATAAACAAGTCTACTCTGAAAAAGATGAACTTTTTACCAATATAGAGACTGAACTGAGAGCTGAACCACCTTGGTTAATGCAAAGCAAAGTGTCATTACAGCTAGACAGGACAGCAACCACACTTAACACCTTGCACATCCAGTACTTTACAGACATTCAGATTATTTTGCCCAGTGCTGACAGAAGAGGAGTAAGAAATAACTGGGCCATCATCTCCAGggacaacaaaacacaaacagagcACACTGTTTTAGTTGGGGGGATGGTAGAACTAGAATGCCAAGCAATGGGAGAACCAGCTCCTGCAGTAGAGTGGATATTGGCTGATGGGAGCAAAGTTAGAGCTCCTTATATCAGCGAAGATGGGAGAATCATAGTAGTTAAAACTGGAACATTGACATTATGGACAGCTGATACTTTTGACACAGGGCTTTATCACTGCATAGGCACAAATTACAATGATGCAGATACTCTCACATTTAGAATTACAGTGGTTGATCCTTATGTGGAACACAGCAATGTAAATGGAGCCCAACTTTCTACATTTGTTGGCAGCACACTCTACCTTCCCTGTACATCCACTGCTGTTCCAGATGCTTCCATTAGTTGGGTATTGCCTGAGCATGTGATTCTTCATCATTCTGTaagaaacaaacatatttttgaCAATGGTACCTTAAAAATACAAGAGGTAACAGAGCAAGACAGTGGGTACTTTCAATGTGTTGCAGCCAACCAGTATGGTGTTGATCTTTTGGTTTTCCAAGTGCTAGTTAGAAAGGATGAAGCTGctctgaagaaaaagcagatagTTGTGGGAGAACGGGAAGAGGGTGATGGCTCTGGCAATGCAATGCTGGCCTCTGCTACAGCACAGAAACATCCTCTAGTTACCCTAACTCCCTTGACAGCTAATCAGGAATCTGCTGCCTCAGCATTCAGAAATAGGATTGCACAGACTGCACATAAAAGGAATGGCTATGGGAACATGACTTTCAGGCACTACAGGGACAAAATAAGCAGGCGGCTCAGAGGGCACAGAAGACAGTTTGTTTCCTCAGCCAGGAGAGTCGACCCACAGCTCTGGGCAGCCTttttggaaaaaacaaagaggaactCAACACTGATGGAAAATCGAGGAGAAGTTGCAACGAATCCACCTGTTGAAGTCCGCACATTCTCAGAATTACCTGGAATTGAAGAGGAAACATCTGGTGATCTTGTATCTCTAGAAGAAGAATTCATGATTCCAGTAACAGAGACAGTACCAGTATCTGCTCTAGGgagagcaacagaaaacataGTAACTGCAGGGCCTGAGATGCCCATGAGTAACACTCCTGCTACTAAAACCTCTCTCCTTGTTTCAGAAGCAGCTCCTCTCCCCTATCCATTTTCACAGTCTCTGTCATCTGACAACAGAAGGCCACAGACATATCTAAACTCTACAGTTACAAACTCATGGGAAAGATCCGGTTTAAGTCTAATATCAGCAAGTGGTGTAAACCAATCAACTCATCAGCAAATTCAGATTATTCAGAACATTACAACTCATACAACCCAGGCCCCGCACCAATATGGAAGACGAAGGAAAATTTCTGGTAGGAGGCGAATTATTAGACCAGGACGTATTCCAAGTATGAAAGAGCACAGATACGATTTGGGGAGGCTAGGATCTGTCAGAGGAAGtacagctgtggctgcagatgTTCAACTGAATATGAAATATATGTCAAATTTACCAACTTTAAACAATTTAAGCAGCTCCATCAACCCATTTAACCCAGAAGCGCCTCTGTCCTCCCTCTCGATCACAAATATGCCATTGGAGCACCCAGCAGGTACTCAACAAAATACAGTGTTCctcaggaaagaggaaaatgaagctaGTGAAAGGGACAAAGATACTACAGTCATGACTTTCATTATGAAGGTGACCCCAGATACTCCTGAATGGAAATTACAGAGCAGTGCTCCATTTCAGACAGGGACTGATACAGTCCAACCTTTTACCATGAGACTACCAACAACAGCAACCCACACAGCTAATTTTGCTACAGATATTACATATACTGTAAGTACGAAGGTATCTTCTACCCTTGAATCAGTCTCACCCAGCATTAAGCCTAGGACCTCACCAGAAAATTcccaaagaggaaaaattacttGGGGACTTCTCTTTGGAAATGGTGCACAAAAAGAGGTTCTGAAGAAGCGACTAAAACAACAGATGGGTAAGTTTCCATCAACAGAGGTATCAACCATGCATCCTAAAACTACAACATCGTTATCCACGTTCAAAATGTCTCATCTGCACTTTATGCCTATTTCAACAGGTAGGAATCACAGCAATGGTTTCTTGTCTTTAAACAAACCCATTCATTATGGCAATGCTAAGTCAGAACATCTTCCCACTGCAAAACTGCATTCTTCCTCTAATCCTGCAACTAATGCCACCAAAGAAATGGATGCAACTCATTTTCAAACAGTTCAACCTATTGTTGCCCCTCAGACTGACACCAAAATCACCAAAAGTAAAACATACAGaatgggaaaaaagagaggtcagaggaggaaaaggccCCTTACGACATCAACTTCACAAAGCATGACTGCAggccacagcactgcagtgatTCTGCCTATGAATACAGCCATGCGTGTCATGACAACAGTTAAATCACTGACTATGCCTACAAGTCTTATGCCTGAAGAACCTCTCTCTGAGAGTGTGAGTGCAGTCTCAATGGCAGAAGTGCCACTGTGGATCCTTAGCACACCAGATGCTCCTCAGCTCATACCTGCAGCAGCCATGCCGACACTGGCTACCCCTGTCACATGGAGGAACAGTCAGTCAGTCATGCTACCACAGAGCCCCATGACACCAGTCCAGACAACACCACAGCTTTCAAAGCCTTTTAGCACCTCAAGTACCCAACCTGCCACAGCCTGGGTGGCAGCTGGGTCAGAACCTGCTCAGCAAATTGAAGCCATCACAACAGCAGGTAAACAATCAtggccaaaaccagaaaagagtGTTACCCAAGACAATCACATAGTACAGCCCACATTCACAGCAAGAAGTGTGTCAAGTGCTCCTGCTGCAAGCACAGACATCACTCctgccagcacccagcatcccaccCCACTACCAGTCCTCACAGCAGCTGTGCCTCCTGCACATCATGAGAGAACCAACTCACCTCCAGGGGGGGCAATTAAATTCTGGCAGAAGCCATCTGCTAAAGTCACAGAGAGGGTCAGCACATTGGCTATCAACACACTGACCATGCTGAAGTCATCACAGATGGCAACTCCCGATGTGCCTCTGTGGGGAAGTGACAAGGACAGTTCTGTCAAAGGTTGGTCTGAAAAGAGGCAAGACCAAGAAACTACCACCCCCATTCCTATAGCCTTGGACTCTTTGCACAGAAACCATCTGGCAAAACCCAGAATAATTGGAGGAAAATTAGCTGCTTTTACTGTACTAGCTAATTCAGATGCTTTTATTCCTTGTGAAGCTATTGGTAAGCCTCATCCAACAATACAGTGGACCAAGATATCAACAG GGACTGATGCTCCAGAAAGCCAAGGCCACAGCAGATGGATAGTGTTTGCCAATGGCACGCTCTCCATCACCCGGGTGGGCCTGGAAGACCGTGGGCAGTACCTGTGCACTGCAGCCAACCCACATGGTGTGGCACAGCTCCTGGTCACCTTATCAGTAGTGGCCTACCCACCCCgcatcaccagcagcaggtGGCAGCTCCTCACCGCTCACTCTGGAAAGTCCGTGGCAGTGAAGTGCAAAGCTGAGGGTAGGCCTCCTCCCACCGTCTCGTGGGTTCtagcaaataaaacacacatcTCCGACTCCTTGGCAGGAAATAGCAAAGTTCACATGGAAACAGATGGCACTTTAATTATCAAGGAAGTCACTGTTTATGACAGGGGCCTCTATACATGCATGGCTAAAAACCCAGCAGGCACTGACAAGCTGATTGTAAAACTGCAGGTCATTGCAGCACCTCCTGCTATtctggaagagaagagagaacgTGTTGAAGTAATGATGGGGGAAAATCTGAAACTCCCTTGCACTGTGGAAGGGAATCCTCAGCCCACTGTTCACTGGGTCCTCTCTGATGGCATGGTGGTGAAACCCCTGCAGTTGGTAAATGCAAAGCTCTTCCTGTTCTCCAATGGAACACTCCACCTCAGCAGTATCACCTCTTCTGACAGTGGGAATTACGAGTGCATAGCCACAAGCTCAACTGGCTCAGAAAGAAGAGTGGTGAGCCTCGTGGTGCAACACAGAGACACACTTCCAAAAATAGCTACTGCCTCTGAAGAAATGACTCGCTTGAATTTTGGGGATAAGTTGCTTCTGAACTGCACAGCGACTGGGGAGCCAAAGCCCAGGATCATCTGGAGGTTACCCTCCAAGGCAGTTGTTGACCAGTGGCACAG AATGGGAAGTCGAATCCACGTCCACCCCAATGGGTCCTTGGTTATTGAGGCAGTTACTGAAAAGGATGCAGGTGACTATTTGTGTGTTGCAAGAAACAAAATTGGAGATGATCTGATATTGATAAAAGTCAGCATCACAATGAAACCAGCCAAGATTGACCAGAAACAATATTTCAAGAACCTGGTGCCATATGGAAAAGATTTCAGAGTGGATTGCAAGGCCTCTGGGTCACCCACACCAGAAATATCCTGGAGTTTGCCAGATGGGACAGTGATCAATAACGCAATGCTGGCAGATGACAGTGGACGCAGGTCTCGCAGGTATGTCCTCTTTGACAATGGAACACTGTATCTCAACAAAGTTGGAGTAACAGAAGGAGGAGACTATACCTGCTATGCTCAAAACACCCTGGGGAGAGATGAAATGAAGATACACATCGCGGTCATCATGGCAGCCCCTCAGATAAAGCACAGTCACAAGACATACTGTAAAGTGAAAGCTGGAGATATGGCATTACTGGACTGTGAAGCTGTTGGGGAACCCAAGCCCAAAATATTCTGGTTGTTACCTTCCAGTGACATGATCTCCTCATCAACAGACAGACATTTTCTGCATGCCAATGGTTCTCTGTCAGTCAGTCAAGTCAAACTGTTAGATGCTGGGGAGTACATGTGTGTGGCACGTAACCCTGGAGGGGATGATACAAAACTGTATAAACTGGATGTTGTTGCAAAACCGCCTGTCATAAACGGTTTATatgcaaacaaaacaatcaTGAAGGTGACGGCAGTGAGGCATTCAAAGAAACAAATTGATTGTAGGGCAGAAGGGACACCTCCCCCTCAGATTATGTGGATCATGCCTGATAATATTTTCCTAACAGCTCCATATTATGGGAGCAGGATTGTAGTACATAAAAATGGAACACTTGAAATTCGGAACATAAGGCCTTCTGACACGGCAGATTTTATCTGTGTGGCACGTAATGATGGTGGGGAGAGTATGCTGGTGGTGCAGCTGGAGGTACTGGAAATGCTAAGGCGAccaatttttaaaaatccattcaatgaaaaaataatagcaaaaccTGGGAAAGCTACCACATTGAATTGTTCTGTGGATGGAAACCCTCCACCTGACATAAGCTGGATGCTACCTAACGGCACATGGTTTTCCAGTGGCATCAAGACTTCCCAGTTTCTCACAGGAAGCAATGGTACCCTTACTGTCTATAGTCCTGATGGAGACAAAGCAGGAAAGTACCGCTGTGCTGCCAGGAATAAAGTTGGCTACATTGAAAAGCTGATCATCCTGGAGGTTGGCCAGAAGCCCAGTATTCTCACTCACCCCACAAGGCCGGTGACAGGCATTAGTGGGGAGTCGTTGTCACTTCACTGCCTGTCTGATGGGAATCCTAAACCAGCTACGGCATGGACTCTGCCAGGTGGGCACGTGCTGGATCGACCCCAGATCAACAGAAAGTACATACTGCTGGAAAATGGCACATTGGTTATACGAGAAGCCACCATTCATGACAGAGGAAATTATGTGTGCAAGGCCTACAATAATGCTGGAGATTCCTCTGTAACTGTTTCTGTCATTATTGTAGCATATCCCCCAAGGATTATGAACAGGCCACCACAGACCATACACACAATACCTGGTGCAGCTGTGCAGCTCcactgtgcagcactgggaaTACCCAAACCAGAAATTACCTGGGAATTACCTGACCACTCAGTAGTGACTACAGGTCACCAAGGCCAAGCATCAGAGAACAGAGTGCTTCGTCCTCCAGGGACATTACTCATCCAGAGTCCCCAGCCCTCAGATTCTGGCACATACAAGTGCACAGCGAAGAATCATCTTGGCAGTGATTTCACAGTAACATATGTCCACATCCTCTGA